One Mesorhizobium loti genomic window carries:
- a CDS encoding major facilitator superfamily MFS_1 → MAQEDTQQSGYNIHWRRNLAVCFAGSFSTLIAMTLLLPFLPLYVEQLGAQGHAAIVQWSGIAYGATFFAAALLAPLWGRLGDRYGRKVMLVRASFGMAICMSLTGMVETVWQLVLLRLLIGFAGGYSSGSTILVAMQTPKDRSGWALGVLSAGITAGSLVGPMLGGALPPVIGIRATFLLSGGVIFLAFLATTFLIKETPRPKPAKAASAAKPKSGWSQIPDKRPVVAMLITGTLLAFATMSIEPIITVYVQQLIEDQSRVTMVAGVVMSAAALGTILSASWLGKLADRVGHWNVVVGALAVSALLLIPQAFVTNGWQLIGLRFLMGLALGGLLPCITSVIRHNIPDGVGGNVLGLAISAQYVGQVAGPLTGGFIGGHFGMRSVFLATSVLMAGGAVYNWIVQSRRTRHMALEASEP, encoded by the coding sequence ATGGCACAGGAAGACACGCAACAGAGCGGTTACAACATCCACTGGCGGCGCAATCTCGCCGTCTGTTTCGCCGGCTCGTTCAGCACGCTCATCGCCATGACCCTGCTGCTGCCTTTCTTGCCGCTTTACGTCGAACAGCTCGGCGCGCAGGGCCATGCGGCGATCGTGCAGTGGTCCGGCATCGCCTATGGCGCCACCTTCTTCGCCGCGGCCTTGCTCGCGCCGTTATGGGGGCGATTGGGTGACCGCTACGGCCGCAAGGTGATGCTGGTGCGCGCCAGCTTCGGCATGGCGATCTGCATGTCGCTGACGGGCATGGTCGAGACGGTCTGGCAACTGGTGCTGCTGCGCCTGCTGATCGGCTTTGCCGGGGGCTATTCCTCGGGGTCGACCATACTGGTGGCCATGCAGACGCCGAAGGACCGCTCCGGCTGGGCGCTGGGCGTCTTGTCGGCGGGGATCACGGCCGGTTCGCTGGTCGGCCCCATGCTTGGCGGCGCGCTGCCGCCGGTGATCGGCATTCGCGCCACCTTCCTGTTGTCCGGCGGTGTCATCTTCCTGGCTTTCCTGGCAACGACCTTCCTGATCAAGGAGACCCCCCGCCCGAAGCCGGCCAAAGCCGCATCGGCGGCGAAGCCGAAAAGCGGCTGGTCGCAGATCCCCGACAAGCGACCGGTCGTGGCCATGCTGATAACCGGCACGCTGCTCGCCTTCGCCACCATGTCGATCGAGCCGATCATCACCGTCTATGTGCAGCAGCTCATCGAGGATCAGAGCCGGGTGACGATGGTCGCCGGCGTGGTGATGTCGGCGGCAGCGCTGGGCACCATCCTGTCGGCATCTTGGCTCGGCAAGCTTGCTGACCGCGTCGGCCACTGGAACGTCGTCGTCGGGGCGTTGGCCGTCTCTGCCCTGCTCCTCATTCCGCAAGCCTTCGTCACCAATGGCTGGCAGTTGATCGGGTTGCGCTTCCTGATGGGCCTGGCGCTCGGCGGCCTGCTGCCCTGCATCACCAGCGTCATCCGCCACAATATCCCGGATGGCGTCGGCGGCAACGTGCTTGGCCTGGCGATCTCGGCGCAATATGTCGGGCAGGTTGCGGGACCGTTGACCGGCGGCTTCATCGGCGGTCATTTCGGCATGCGCTCGGTATTTCTTGCCACATCGGTGCTGATGGCCGGCGGCGCCGTCTACAACTGGATTGTCCAATCGCGGCGCACACGCCATATGGCGCTGGAAGCGAGTGAGCCTTAA
- a CDS encoding GntR family transcriptional regulator, which translates to MSQMQNVERQLREMILGLEIGPGEKLTERWIEGRFGASRTPVRAALLRLETEGLVGRDGRGWTVSPINLAELEQIAVYREAVEVAAVRLTCTHADGSAIDVIEAMLDSCDENTAREEWHRVGMDFHIELARMSGNEFLFRAVRDAMTRLSRARWLEVRDEAALDRAWAEHRAILAATRLGDADEAARRLSAHIVGSRDRLVTSLANDRRGLRARGFAVVAA; encoded by the coding sequence ATGTCGCAGATGCAGAATGTCGAACGACAGTTGCGCGAGATGATCCTTGGGCTCGAGATCGGTCCGGGCGAGAAACTGACCGAGCGCTGGATCGAAGGCCGCTTCGGCGCCTCGCGCACACCGGTCAGGGCAGCCCTGCTGCGGCTGGAGACCGAGGGGCTTGTGGGCAGGGACGGCCGCGGCTGGACGGTGTCGCCCATCAATCTCGCCGAGCTCGAGCAGATCGCGGTCTATCGCGAAGCGGTCGAGGTCGCGGCCGTGCGGCTGACATGCACGCACGCCGACGGGAGCGCCATCGACGTTATCGAGGCGATGCTCGATTCCTGCGACGAAAACACTGCGCGAGAGGAATGGCATCGTGTCGGCATGGATTTTCACATCGAACTGGCGCGTATGTCGGGCAATGAATTCCTGTTCAGGGCCGTGCGCGATGCCATGACGCGCCTGTCGCGCGCTCGCTGGCTGGAGGTGCGCGATGAAGCGGCCCTTGACCGCGCCTGGGCTGAACATCGCGCCATTCTGGCGGCCACGCGCCTTGGCGATGCAGATGAAGCGGCGCGCCGGCTTTCAGCCCACATCGTCGGCAGCCGCGACCGGCTGGTGACGTCGCTCGCCAACGACCGACGTGGTCTTCGCGCCAGGGGATTTGCCGTCGTGGCTGCTTAG
- a CDS encoding lipopolysaccharide-modifying protein has protein sequence MASIARTSAKVFYYARNVVRDIVPQALFRRRLAVRLEKARLCDETARRRLNYYNKLQDGFAPSANAMRISKLPFTPTMYYYDLKEFARYFDPGLLIDIEFGDVRNVPKVPTIVKDRPIRDDDKNAVIMKLDKFRHFQMPADAISFGDKLPAVVWRGDLNNPIRTRFLQAVRDLPFCDAGSHKPNAPAEYAKPFLSIGQHQRYRYIVSLEGNDVATNLKWILNSKSLCLMPPPTYETWFAERQLEANVHYVPLEPDFSDVAEHVAYFERNPARAERIIAAANAYCRTFANEQTEQAISLLVLYKYFVLSGQLKPDAEVWRFIEG, from the coding sequence ATGGCCTCAATCGCGCGAACGTCGGCAAAGGTTTTCTACTACGCGCGAAACGTGGTGCGCGATATCGTTCCACAAGCCCTGTTCCGCCGCAGGCTGGCCGTTCGCCTGGAGAAGGCGAGGCTTTGCGATGAGACGGCGCGCCGCCGGTTGAACTACTACAACAAGCTGCAGGATGGTTTCGCGCCCAGCGCCAATGCCATGCGCATCAGCAAGCTGCCCTTCACGCCGACCATGTACTATTACGACCTGAAGGAATTCGCCCGCTACTTCGACCCCGGATTGCTCATCGACATCGAATTCGGCGACGTCAGGAATGTGCCGAAAGTGCCGACGATCGTGAAGGACCGGCCGATCCGTGATGATGACAAGAACGCGGTCATCATGAAGCTCGACAAGTTTCGTCACTTCCAGATGCCGGCTGACGCCATCTCGTTCGGTGACAAGCTGCCTGCGGTGGTCTGGCGCGGCGATCTCAACAATCCGATCAGGACACGGTTTCTGCAAGCGGTGCGCGACCTGCCGTTCTGCGATGCCGGCTCGCACAAGCCCAACGCGCCGGCCGAATACGCCAAGCCCTTTCTCAGCATCGGCCAGCACCAGCGCTACCGCTACATCGTCTCGCTCGAAGGCAATGACGTGGCGACCAACCTCAAATGGATCTTGAACTCGAAGTCGCTTTGCCTGATGCCGCCGCCGACCTACGAGACATGGTTCGCGGAGCGGCAGCTCGAGGCCAATGTCCACTATGTCCCGCTCGAACCTGATTTCTCCGATGTTGCCGAACATGTGGCCTATTTCGAACGGAACCCGGCCAGGGCAGAACGCATAATTGCGGCCGCGAATGCCTATTGCCGGACATTCGCCAACGAACAGACCGAACAGGCGATCTCGCTTCTGGTGCTCTACAAATATTTCGTTCTGAGCGGCCAGCTCAAACCGGATGCCGAGGTCTGGCGTTTCATCGAGGGCTGA
- a CDS encoding oxido-reductase, and dehydratase mocA: protein MEYRTLGRSGLKVSTLTLGTMTFGGAGPFAAVGNSDLAEAKRMIDMCIDAGINLIDTANVYSNGLSEEIIGEALGGKRKNDVLIASKARMRIGGGPNDEGLSRHHLIRECEKSLKRLKTDVIDIYFVHQWDGLTPVEETIAALDTLVSQGKVRYIGCSNWSGWQVMKGLGISDRSHQQRFVTQQIHYTLEAREAEYELLPISVDQGLGVLVWSPLAGGLLSGKYRRDSPTARQLAGWSEPPVRDEDRLWRIVDVLVEIGKARGVSAAQVALAWLLGRPAVSSLVIGARNDVQLKDNLAAAALELSPDERLRLDAVSRPPLLYPYWHQQLTAKARFGAADLVIDRSGI from the coding sequence ATGGAATACCGTACCCTTGGCCGTTCCGGCCTGAAGGTTTCGACGCTGACTTTGGGCACCATGACCTTCGGCGGCGCAGGCCCGTTCGCCGCGGTCGGCAACAGCGATCTTGCCGAAGCCAAGCGCATGATCGACATGTGCATCGACGCTGGTATCAACCTCATTGACACCGCCAATGTCTATTCGAACGGCTTGTCGGAGGAGATCATCGGCGAGGCGCTGGGCGGCAAGCGCAAGAACGACGTGCTGATCGCGTCCAAGGCACGCATGCGGATCGGCGGCGGGCCGAACGACGAAGGCCTGTCGCGCCACCACCTGATCCGCGAATGCGAGAAGAGCCTGAAGCGGCTGAAGACCGACGTCATCGACATCTATTTCGTCCACCAGTGGGACGGCCTTACCCCGGTCGAGGAAACCATCGCCGCGCTCGACACTTTGGTCAGCCAGGGCAAGGTGCGCTATATCGGCTGCTCCAACTGGTCCGGCTGGCAAGTGATGAAGGGGCTCGGGATCAGCGACAGAAGTCACCAGCAGCGCTTCGTCACCCAGCAGATCCACTACACGCTGGAGGCCCGCGAGGCTGAATACGAGCTGCTGCCGATTTCGGTCGACCAGGGACTGGGCGTGCTGGTCTGGAGCCCGCTCGCCGGCGGCCTGCTGTCCGGCAAATACCGCCGCGACAGCCCGACCGCACGGCAGCTCGCTGGCTGGTCCGAGCCGCCGGTCCGCGACGAGGACCGGCTGTGGCGGATCGTCGATGTGCTGGTCGAGATCGGCAAGGCCCGCGGCGTGTCGGCGGCGCAAGTGGCGCTTGCCTGGCTGCTCGGCCGCCCCGCTGTCTCCTCGCTTGTGATTGGCGCCCGCAACGATGTCCAGCTCAAGGACAATCTCGCAGCGGCGGCCCTAGAGCTCAGCCCTGACGAACGCCTGCGCCTCGACGCGGTCAGCCGGCCGCCTTTGCTCTACCCCTATTGGCACCAGCAATTGACGGCGAAGGCTCGCTTTGGCGCCGCCGATCTCGTGATCGACCGAAGCGGCATCTGA
- a CDS encoding polyphosphate kinase 2, PA0141 family: MTELRQNSPAKDWLEAELADTLDEDYELELSEPALSMEIAKIYKNAHPPSIDRMQYFRDLITLQSELIKLQSWVAYHKKKLVVIFEGRDSAGKGGVIKRITQRLNPRIARVVALPAPTEREKSQWYFQRYVPHLPAGGEIVLFDRSWYNRSGVERVMGFASQDQVEEFFHDVPEFERMLVRSGITVVKYWFSITDEEQQMRFLMRIHDPMKQWKLSPMDLQSRVRWEQYTKAKEETFARTNIPEAPWFIVEGNDKKRARLNCIDHLLKQMPYEEVPHEEITLPDRVFNPEYERQTLPRELYVPEKY; encoded by the coding sequence ATGACCGAGCTGAGACAGAATTCTCCCGCCAAGGACTGGCTCGAAGCCGAGCTCGCAGACACGCTCGACGAAGATTACGAGCTCGAACTGTCGGAACCGGCGCTGTCGATGGAGATCGCCAAGATCTACAAGAACGCGCATCCGCCTTCGATCGACCGCATGCAATATTTCCGCGACCTGATCACGCTGCAGTCCGAATTGATCAAGCTGCAGTCCTGGGTCGCCTACCACAAGAAGAAGCTGGTGGTGATTTTCGAGGGCCGCGACTCCGCCGGCAAGGGCGGCGTCATCAAGCGCATCACCCAGCGGCTCAATCCGCGCATCGCCCGTGTCGTGGCGCTGCCGGCGCCAACCGAACGCGAGAAGTCGCAATGGTATTTCCAGCGCTACGTGCCGCATCTGCCGGCAGGCGGCGAGATCGTGCTGTTCGACCGCTCCTGGTACAACCGCTCCGGCGTCGAGCGGGTGATGGGCTTTGCTTCGCAAGATCAGGTCGAGGAGTTCTTCCACGACGTGCCGGAGTTCGAACGCATGCTGGTGCGCTCGGGCATCACCGTCGTGAAATACTGGTTCTCGATCACCGACGAGGAGCAGCAGATGCGCTTCCTGATGCGCATCCATGACCCGATGAAGCAGTGGAAGCTGTCGCCGATGGACCTGCAGTCGCGCGTGCGCTGGGAGCAGTACACCAAGGCCAAGGAAGAAACCTTCGCCCGCACCAACATTCCCGAGGCGCCCTGGTTCATCGTCGAGGGCAACGACAAGAAGCGCGCGCGGCTGAACTGCATCGATCATCTGCTCAAGCAGATGCCGTATGAAGAGGTGCCGCACGAGGAGATCACGCTGCCGGATCGCGTCTTCAACCCCGAATACGAGCGCCAGACGCTGCCGCGCGAGCTTTACGTGCCGGAGAAGTATTGA
- a CDS encoding bifunctional deaminase-reductase domain-containing protein, whose translation MSKLRVNAFTLSLDGYGAGPDQDLQNPLGIGGGSLHKWFVDTPTFRKMVLGQDGGTTDINEAFAARSFENVGVWILGRNMFGPIRGEWPDDSWKGWWGDNPPYHVPVFVLTHHKRAPITMEGGTTFHFVTDGIHSALEQAKAAADGKDVRVGGGVATIRQYLQEKLIDEMHLAISPVLLGRGEHLFAGLDMLKLGYQCTEQVATALATHVVIKRT comes from the coding sequence ATGTCCAAACTTCGCGTCAACGCTTTCACCCTGTCGCTCGACGGCTATGGCGCCGGTCCCGATCAGGATCTGCAAAACCCGCTCGGCATCGGTGGGGGATCCTTGCACAAGTGGTTTGTCGACACCCCCACCTTCCGCAAGATGGTGCTCGGGCAAGATGGTGGCACCACCGATATCAACGAGGCGTTCGCGGCGCGCAGTTTCGAAAATGTCGGCGTCTGGATCCTCGGCCGCAACATGTTCGGGCCGATCCGCGGCGAATGGCCTGACGACAGCTGGAAAGGCTGGTGGGGCGACAACCCGCCCTACCATGTGCCGGTGTTCGTGCTGACGCACCACAAGCGGGCGCCGATCACGATGGAGGGCGGCACCACTTTCCACTTCGTCACCGACGGCATCCATTCGGCGCTCGAGCAGGCGAAGGCGGCGGCTGATGGCAAGGATGTGCGCGTTGGCGGCGGCGTCGCCACCATCCGGCAATATCTGCAGGAGAAGCTGATCGACGAGATGCATCTGGCAATCTCGCCGGTGCTGCTTGGCAGGGGCGAGCACCTTTTCGCCGGCCTGGATATGCTGAAGCTTGGTTATCAATGCACCGAGCAAGTGGCGACGGCGCTTGCCACGCATGTGGTGATCAAGCGGACGTAA
- a CDS encoding intracellular PHB depolymerase, polyhydroxyalkanoate depolymerase, whose product MLYQAYQLQDDLIGPTRFFADLMRVTMGGMFSGDGVKQRLAAGLEMIGRFKLTHARPNFDIKSVRVGNRDVPVSVETALDLPFGKLLRFAKDMDTRQPRVMVIAPLSGHFSTLLRGTVETLLADHEVYITDWANARDVPLAAGRFGVDDYVDYIIRFLQAIGPGAHILAVCQPCVQALAAVAVMSEDRHPATPRSMTLMAGPIDPRESPTKVNEFAVSKSLAWFQGAVISRVPWRHAGGGRRVYPGFLQLAAFMAMNMDRHTKAHRKLHDHLAAGEIAEAEKIKTFYDEYLAVLDLTEEFYIETIDRVFHKAELATGAFTFRGSRVDPGAIRNTALLTVEGGRDDICALGQTSAAHELCRSLRPHLKRHHLQANVGHYGVFNGKRWEREIYPVVRNLILSME is encoded by the coding sequence ATGCTGTACCAGGCCTACCAGCTACAGGACGATCTGATCGGTCCGACACGCTTTTTTGCCGATCTGATGCGCGTGACGATGGGTGGCATGTTTTCAGGCGACGGCGTGAAACAGCGCCTGGCCGCCGGGCTGGAGATGATCGGCCGCTTCAAGCTCACCCATGCGCGGCCGAATTTCGATATCAAATCCGTCAGGGTGGGCAATCGCGACGTGCCGGTCAGCGTCGAGACGGCCCTCGACCTGCCGTTTGGCAAGCTTCTGCGCTTCGCCAAGGATATGGACACACGCCAGCCCCGGGTGATGGTGATCGCCCCGCTGTCGGGGCATTTCTCGACGCTGCTTCGCGGTACGGTGGAAACGCTTCTGGCTGACCATGAGGTCTACATCACCGACTGGGCCAATGCTCGCGACGTGCCGCTCGCGGCTGGCCGCTTTGGGGTGGACGACTATGTCGACTACATCATCCGCTTCCTGCAGGCGATCGGCCCGGGCGCGCATATACTGGCGGTTTGCCAGCCCTGCGTTCAGGCGCTTGCTGCCGTCGCGGTCATGTCCGAGGACAGGCACCCGGCGACACCGCGCTCGATGACGCTGATGGCGGGGCCGATCGATCCGCGGGAGAGCCCGACCAAGGTCAACGAATTCGCCGTCAGCAAGTCGCTAGCCTGGTTTCAAGGCGCCGTCATCTCACGTGTGCCGTGGCGCCATGCCGGCGGCGGACGCCGGGTGTATCCGGGTTTTCTGCAGCTTGCCGCCTTCATGGCCATGAACATGGATCGCCATACCAAGGCCCACCGCAAACTGCATGACCATCTGGCGGCCGGCGAGATCGCCGAGGCCGAGAAGATCAAAACGTTCTACGACGAGTATCTGGCCGTGCTCGACCTCACCGAGGAGTTCTATATCGAAACCATAGACCGCGTGTTCCACAAGGCAGAACTGGCCACCGGTGCGTTTACGTTCCGTGGCAGCCGGGTCGATCCGGGCGCGATCCGCAACACCGCGCTGCTCACTGTCGAGGGCGGGCGTGACGACATCTGTGCGCTGGGCCAGACCTCGGCCGCCCATGAATTGTGCCGATCGCTGCGCCCGCATCTGAAGCGCCATCACCTGCAGGCCAATGTCGGCCACTATGGCGTCTTCAACGGCAAGCGTTGGGAGCGCGAGATCTATCCCGTCGTGCGCAATCTCATCCTGTCCATGGAATAG
- a CDS encoding glutathione s-transferase protein produces MTKAAKNKVAMSKAPVAKATTATLTISSKNYSSWSLRGWLLCRMAGLEFEEERIDIDDPEQRQELLLLSPSVLVPRLTHDGVTVWDTLAIAEYLAETMPGAGLLPTDRVARAHCRAVSGEMHSGFHNLRSALPMSLKARHKSFKIFSGARPDVERIKTIWSECLEAYGGPWLFGASPTVADAMYAPVCTRFRTYAVELEAPLTAYCDTIFAWPLIQEWTQDALAEPEDIIELDVEF; encoded by the coding sequence ATGACGAAGGCGGCCAAGAACAAGGTGGCCATGAGTAAGGCGCCCGTGGCAAAGGCGACCACGGCGACATTGACGATTTCGTCGAAGAATTATTCGTCCTGGTCGCTGCGTGGCTGGCTGCTTTGCCGCATGGCCGGGCTGGAGTTCGAGGAGGAGCGCATCGATATCGATGATCCCGAGCAGCGGCAGGAATTGCTCTTGTTGTCGCCATCGGTGCTGGTGCCGCGGCTGACCCATGACGGAGTGACGGTATGGGACACGCTGGCGATCGCCGAATATCTGGCCGAGACCATGCCGGGAGCGGGGCTCCTGCCGACCGACCGCGTGGCGCGCGCGCATTGCCGCGCGGTGTCCGGCGAGATGCATTCAGGTTTTCACAATTTGCGCTCGGCGCTGCCGATGAGCCTGAAGGCCAGGCACAAGAGCTTCAAGATCTTCTCCGGCGCCCGGCCGGATGTGGAGCGGATCAAGACGATCTGGTCCGAATGCCTCGAGGCCTATGGCGGTCCCTGGCTGTTCGGCGCGTCGCCGACCGTGGCCGACGCGATGTACGCGCCTGTCTGCACCCGTTTCCGCACCTATGCGGTCGAACTCGAAGCGCCGCTCACCGCCTATTGCGACACCATCTTCGCTTGGCCGCTGATTCAGGAATGGACGCAGGACGCACTGGCCGAGCCCGAGGATATCATCGAGCTGGACGTCGAATTTTAA
- a CDS encoding delta-aminolevulinic acid dehydratase, protein MNKFTPTKPAGARSVDDITGSRRLRRMRKADWSRRLVQENRLTVDDLIWPIFVVEGKNVREPIAAMPGVFRLSVDLAVKEAERAAKLGIPALATFPNVDLGLRDQTGSHILDPENIINRATRAIKDAVPGIGIITDAALDPFTSHGHDGILRDGIIVNDETVEQVAAAAVIQAAAGADIIAPSDMMDGRIGAIRDALDANGFQDVAIMSYATKFASAFYGPYREAVGTAGLLKGDKKTYYIDHANSDEAVREAEQDIAEGADMLMVKPGLPYLDIIRRLRDEFQMPTFAYQVSGEYSMIKAAGANGWIDGEKAMLESLLAFKRAGCDGILTYFAPEVAQMLKG, encoded by the coding sequence ATGAACAAATTCACCCCAACCAAGCCAGCCGGCGCGCGTAGCGTCGACGACATCACCGGCAGCCGCCGCCTGCGCCGCATGCGCAAGGCCGACTGGTCGCGCCGCCTGGTGCAGGAGAACCGGCTCACCGTCGACGATCTGATCTGGCCGATCTTCGTCGTCGAGGGCAAAAATGTGCGTGAGCCGATCGCGGCCATGCCCGGCGTCTTCCGCCTGTCTGTCGACCTTGCCGTCAAGGAGGCCGAACGCGCCGCCAAGCTCGGCATTCCGGCGCTCGCCACCTTCCCCAATGTCGACTTGGGCCTGCGTGACCAGACCGGCTCGCACATCCTTGACCCGGAAAACATCATCAACCGCGCCACCCGGGCTATCAAGGACGCGGTGCCCGGGATCGGCATCATCACCGACGCGGCGCTCGACCCGTTCACCAGCCATGGCCATGACGGCATCCTGCGCGACGGCATCATCGTCAACGACGAAACGGTGGAACAGGTCGCGGCGGCGGCCGTCATCCAGGCGGCGGCGGGCGCCGACATCATCGCGCCATCCGATATGATGGACGGTCGCATCGGCGCCATCCGCGACGCGCTCGACGCCAACGGCTTTCAGGACGTGGCGATCATGTCCTACGCGACGAAGTTCGCCTCGGCCTTCTACGGCCCCTATCGCGAGGCGGTCGGCACAGCCGGCCTGCTCAAGGGCGACAAGAAGACCTATTACATCGACCATGCCAATTCGGACGAGGCGGTGCGCGAAGCCGAGCAGGACATCGCCGAAGGCGCCGACATGCTGATGGTCAAGCCCGGCCTGCCCTATCTCGACATCATCCGCCGGCTGAGGGACGAATTCCAGATGCCGACCTTCGCCTACCAGGTGTCGGGGGAATATTCGATGATCAAGGCGGCGGGCGCCAATGGCTGGATCGATGGCGAAAAAGCGATGCTGGAATCGCTGCTCGCCTTCAAGCGCGCCGGCTGCGACGGCATCCTGACCTATTTCGCGCCCGAAGTGGCGCAGATGCTGAAGGGGTAG
- a CDS encoding enoyl-CoA hydratase/isomerase, whose translation MDFGGGDEIRFERLGRAGVVTLTRPQALNAVTHRMVQALGQALYAWERDDGVDVVIVKAEGRAFSAGGDILHIYEAGRAGKPPVEFFADEYRLNARINGFKKPYVALIDGIVMGGGVGISFHGSHRVMTENAQFAMPEVGIGFFPDVGASHLLPDLGGSFGMYLALTGNRIRYGDALWSGLATHTIKAEDQASFLDRLVLTGDPESVLRGFFVQAKRETDRPALEAISRHFNQPSLQDVVHSLDRAASADEFAAKTLATIRMRSPTSLRVAWRQISAGQTLSMDECMKMEFRILNRMLAGHDFYEGIRAAIIDKGSKPQWRPASLDAVGDADVEAYFAPLGERELQL comes from the coding sequence ATGGATTTTGGTGGAGGCGACGAAATTCGCTTCGAGCGATTGGGTCGAGCCGGTGTCGTCACACTGACGCGGCCGCAGGCGCTCAACGCCGTCACCCATCGCATGGTCCAGGCGCTGGGCCAGGCCCTGTATGCCTGGGAGCGCGACGACGGCGTGGACGTCGTCATCGTGAAGGCCGAGGGCAGGGCGTTTTCGGCCGGCGGCGACATCCTGCACATCTATGAGGCAGGCCGGGCTGGAAAGCCGCCGGTGGAGTTCTTTGCCGACGAGTATCGGCTAAATGCCCGCATCAACGGCTTCAAGAAACCCTATGTGGCACTCATCGACGGCATCGTCATGGGTGGCGGCGTCGGCATTTCCTTCCATGGCTCGCACCGGGTGATGACAGAAAATGCCCAGTTCGCCATGCCGGAGGTCGGCATCGGCTTTTTCCCGGATGTCGGCGCCAGCCATCTGCTGCCCGACCTTGGCGGTTCCTTCGGCATGTATCTGGCCCTGACCGGCAACCGCATCCGCTATGGCGACGCGCTGTGGTCGGGGCTGGCCACCCACACCATCAAGGCCGAAGACCAGGCAAGCTTCCTCGATCGGCTGGTGCTGACCGGCGATCCGGAATCGGTGCTGCGTGGTTTCTTCGTCCAGGCAAAGCGGGAGACCGACAGGCCGGCGCTTGAGGCGATCTCTCGCCATTTTAACCAGCCGTCGCTGCAGGATGTCGTCCACAGTCTGGATCGCGCGGCAAGCGCCGATGAATTCGCGGCCAAGACGCTGGCGACCATCCGTATGCGCTCGCCCACCAGCCTTCGCGTCGCCTGGCGGCAGATCAGCGCCGGGCAGACCTTGTCGATGGACGAATGCATGAAGATGGAGTTCCGCATCCTCAACCGCATGCTTGCCGGCCACGATTTCTACGAAGGCATCCGTGCCGCCATCATCGACAAGGGATCGAAGCCGCAATGGCGGCCGGCAAGTCTCGATGCGGTCGGTGATGCGGACGTCGAGGCCTATTTCGCCCCGCTCGGTGAACGGGAACTCCAGCTATGA
- a CDS encoding MarR family transcriptional regulator, with translation MINSRPAAKTANVSDDRREAIRSLYMESLQLVERLHRRLLDVIKDEFDRNGRSDINAIQALLLFNIGNSELTAGELRSRGYYLGSNVSYNLKKLVDLGFINHQRSRIDRRSVRVSLTPKGNEVADVVAGLYERHVGSIEQVGGINTDEFKQMNRALQRLDRFWNDTIAYRM, from the coding sequence ATGATCAATTCGCGTCCGGCGGCGAAGACCGCTAACGTTTCCGACGATCGCCGCGAGGCTATCCGTTCCCTGTACATGGAATCTCTGCAGCTGGTCGAGCGGTTGCACCGCCGTCTGCTTGACGTGATCAAGGACGAGTTCGACCGCAACGGCCGTTCCGACATCAACGCCATCCAGGCGCTGCTGCTCTTCAACATCGGCAATTCCGAGCTGACCGCCGGCGAGTTGCGCTCGCGTGGCTACTATCTCGGCTCGAACGTCTCCTACAATCTGAAGAAGCTGGTCGATCTCGGCTTCATCAACCACCAGCGTTCGCGCATCGACCGCCGTTCGGTCCGCGTCTCGCTGACCCCGAAGGGCAATGAGGTGGCCGACGTCGTCGCCGGTCTCTATGAGCGTCATGTCGGCTCGATCGAGCAGGTCGGCGGCATCAACACCGACGAGTTCAAGCAGATGAACCGCGCCCTGCAGCGGCTCGACCGCTTCTGGAACGACACCATCGCCTACCGGATGTAA